The following coding sequences lie in one Tichowtungia aerotolerans genomic window:
- a CDS encoding thioredoxin family protein, translating to MMKRFTVCAMAVLLGLSAVAQSVAPAFALPDINGATHSLSHYIGKIVVLEWTNYDCPFVRKFYETGTMQAMQEEYTAKNVVWLSICSSAPGKQGNLSLDEWKLRVKANGSKATAVLLDESGRVGHAYRASNTPHIFVVDKDGNLAYQGSVDDQRTADPKTAGKGRNYLDEALYALLAGNPVPTPMTKPYGCSVKY from the coding sequence ATGATGAAAAGGTTTACTGTTTGTGCAATGGCTGTACTGCTCGGCCTTTCGGCCGTCGCTCAGTCAGTCGCACCGGCGTTTGCTCTGCCGGACATTAACGGTGCAACACATTCGCTCAGTCACTATATCGGTAAAATTGTAGTGCTTGAATGGACCAACTATGACTGTCCGTTTGTACGAAAGTTCTATGAAACCGGCACCATGCAGGCCATGCAGGAAGAATATACGGCTAAAAATGTGGTTTGGCTGAGCATCTGTTCATCAGCCCCCGGCAAGCAGGGAAACCTTTCTCTGGACGAATGGAAGTTGCGGGTCAAAGCAAACGGCTCAAAAGCAACGGCTGTTCTGCTGGATGAAAGCGGTCGGGTGGGCCATGCGTATCGGGCGAGTAATACACCGCATATATTCGTCGTCGATAAAGATGGTAATCTGGCGTATCAGGGATCCGTTGATGACCAGCGTACCGCCGACCCCAAGACGGCCGGAAAAGGTCGCAATTATCTTGATGAGGCGCTGTACGCGCTGCTTGCCGGAAACCCTGTGCCGACACCTATGACCAAACCCTACGGCTGCTCCGTAAAATACTGA